A genomic window from Schistocerca piceifrons isolate TAMUIC-IGC-003096 chromosome 10, iqSchPice1.1, whole genome shotgun sequence includes:
- the LOC124718636 gene encoding peroxidase-like, translated as MTCSMMVLCLGVWMSIQFGSQLNTAAAIKIPVSLQSYLGSIAGWPGSSQPGPDPTDAIDFATDHTRRLGRLEHNLVASDVQIKPNTPLQGQLIESGQAGPNEDWLDVWERSKDAALANTAAQYLARGTCSRANPKRDACLRFIASAALPSTDLGKRCQERRGETTLLCPPDAKYRSADGSCNHAASADALQRTWGRVHTAYRRLLPADYLDGIASVSTILPNPRYISYNLAGNATLPEPARTLSLAFWSQFVAHDMTQTPFSRMLNYGNNVACCRSDGGSLSPRHHHPSCMAMDLTDRLPNGELNQQYWKGEVRCIHYARSAPAMRPDCRLGPLEQMNAATHYLDGSAVYGSTVARTRALREGTGGRLKVQVKGGNEKGFLPASSSPTEACQVESDSEVCYHAGDSRVNQHPHLAALHTVWLRQHNRLAAQLAALNPRWDDERLFQEARRVVVAQIQHVTYKEWLPLLLGKTYIKKMNLEVRNSGFSKQFDTNVDPSVTNSFATAAMRFVHSLVDGELRLIAENRSVAARHQLHEHFNRPALVESEDGLDNLLRGMATQEAHRRDLHFSHSVLKNLFRNDGSYGLDVLSLDIQRGRDHGLPGYNAFRERCGLPKVTDFSGFADYMPQEVVSKLRELYSSPDEVDLVVGGLAEHPASDDSLLGPTFRCIVAEQMGRTRRGDAFFYDLSGRQSSFTADQLCEIRKTSLARILCDNSDGVQQIQADVFHKPSESNPLKQCTDTEAIPQLDLSAWKENENTV; from the exons ATGACGTGCTCAATGATGGTTTTATGCCTCGGCGTGTGGATGAGCATACAGTTCGGTTCTCAGCTGAATACAGCCGCTGCCATCAAGATCCCTGTGTCGCTGCAGTCATACCTGGGCTCTATTGCCG GTTGGCCCGGCTCATCACAGCCCGGACCGGATCCGACTGATGCCATCGACTTCGCTACTGACCACACCCGAAGACTTGGCCGCCTGGAACACAACCTCGTAGCCTCTGACGTCCAGATCAAACCCAACACCCCACTGCAGGGGCAGCTGATCGAATCCGGACAGGCTGGTCCCAACGAAGACTGGCTCGACGTCTGGGAAAGGTCCAAGGATGCTGCACTCGCCAACACAGCGGCCCAGTACCTTGCACGTGGAACCTGCAGCAG AGCAAACCCCAAGCGCGACGCTTGCCTGCGTTTCATCGCGTCGGCCGCACTGCCGTCGACGGACCTGGGTAAGCGCTGTCAGGAGCGCAGGGGCGAGACGACCCTCCTCTGTCCCCCAGATGCAAAATACCGCTCGGCTGACGGATCCTGCAACCACGCCGCCAGCGCGGATGCTCTGCAGCGTACGTGGGGGCGCGTGCACACGGCCTACCGCCGACTCCTGCCTGCCGATTATTTAGACG GTATTGCATCTGTGAGCACCATCCTGCCGAACCCTCGATACATCAGCTACAACCTCGCAGGAAATGCTACCCTCCCAGAACCCGCACGCACGCTCTCTCTGGCCTTCTGGTCCCAGTTCGTGGCCCACGATATGACCCAGACACCTTTTAGCCGGATGT TGAACTACGGCAACAATGTGGCCTGCTGCCGCTCTGATGGAGGTTCCCTCAGCCCACGACACCACCACCCGTCCTGCATGGCCATGGACCTCACCGACCGGCTGCCTAACGGCGAACTCAACCAGCAGTACTGGAAAGGAGAAGTGCGCTGCATCCACTACGCGCGCTCTGCACCCGCCATGCGCCCCGACTGTCGGCTCGGCCCCCTCGAACAG ATGAATGCGGCCACACATTACCTCGACGGATCGGCAGTGTACGGCTCTACAGTGGCCCGTACCAGAGCGCTTCGTGAGGGCACCGGAGGTCGCCTGAAGGTCCAGGTTAAGGGGGGCAACGAGAAGGGTTTCCTACCAGCTTCCAGCTCTCCCACCGAGGCCTGCCAAGTGGAGTCCGACAGTGAAGTCTGTTACCATGCAG GAGACTCGCGCGTCAACCAGCACCCACACTTGGCGGCGCTGCACACGGTGTGGCTGCGCCAGCACAACCGCCTGGCCGCGCAGCTCGCTGCGCTCAACCCGCGGTGGGACGACGAGCGCCTCTTCCAGGAGGCGCGCCGCGTCGTCGTCGCGCAGATCCAGCACGTCACCTACAAGGAgtggctgccgctgctgctgg GCAAGACGTACATCAAGAAGATGAACCTCGAAGTGAGGAACAGCGGCTTCAGCAAGCAGTTCGACACCAACGTGGACCCCTCCGTCACCAACAGCTTTGCGACGGCAGCCATGCGCTTTGTGCACTCACTCGTGGACGGGGAACTGAG ACTGATAGCTGAGAACCGTTCGGTCGCCGCACGCCACCAGCTGCACGAGCACTTCAACCGGCCGGCGCTGGTCGAGTCGGAGGATGGCCTCGACAACCTGCTGAGGGGCATGGCCACGCAGGAGGCCCACCGCAGGGATCTGCACTTCTCTCACTCG GTTTTGAAAAACCTCTTCCGCAACGACGGCAGCTACGGCTTGGACGTCCTGAGTCTGGATATCCAGCGTGGACGTGACCACGGGCTTCCCGGTTACAACGCATTCAGAGAGCGGTGTGGTCTCCCAAAAGTCACAGACTTCTCTGGATTTGCTGACTACATGCCACAAGAG GTCGTGTCAAAGCTGAGGGAGCTCTACAGCTCTCCGGACGAAGTGGATTTGGTGGTTGGAGGGTTGGCCGAGCACCCAGCGTCTGACGACTCCCTGCTGGGCCCCACATTCCGCTGCATTGTCGCTGAGCAGATGGGGCGTACCAGGAGGGGAGACGCCTTTTTCTACGATCTCTCAGGAAGGCAGTCATCATTCACTGCCG ACCAGCTGTGTGAGATTCGCAAAACCTCACTTGCCAGAATCCTCTGTGATAACAGTGATGGAGTGCAGCAGATACAGGCTGATGTCTTCCACAAGCCATCAGAAAG TAATCCACTGAAGCAGTGCACTGATACTGAGGCAATCCCACAACTGGATCTGTCCGCATGGAAAGAAAACGAGAATACCGTGTGA